One part of the Rothia sp. ZJ932 genome encodes these proteins:
- the iolC gene encoding 5-dehydro-2-deoxygluconokinase codes for MIYELLTMGRISVDVYPNDIGVGLEDVNTFGKYLGGSPANVAVAAAKYGHKTSVITRVGDDPFGVYLRRELNRYGSDDKNVSVDPKLQTCVTFCAIKPPEDFPLYFYGRFPTAPDLQISKEDIDFDAVKNTKIFWTTLTGMCQEPAASAQIAAHEVRPREELADDQHTILDLDFRPMFWENPEDATEAAQELLKHATIAIGNREECAVAVGDGTPDEQAGRLLDAGVKIAVVKMGSKGVMAKTADGAVISAPTPVETANGLGAGDSFGGAFTHGILAGWPLEKVLDFANAAGAIVASQIACSEAMPIESEVKSFLAERGRAF; via the coding sequence ATGATCTACGAATTGCTGACCATGGGTCGCATCAGTGTGGATGTTTACCCCAACGACATTGGGGTTGGTCTTGAAGACGTCAATACGTTTGGAAAGTACCTGGGAGGTTCGCCCGCAAACGTAGCCGTTGCAGCTGCTAAATATGGTCATAAAACCTCTGTTATCACTCGCGTAGGTGATGATCCCTTTGGCGTTTACTTACGTCGAGAACTTAACCGCTACGGTTCAGATGACAAGAATGTCTCTGTTGACCCCAAATTGCAAACCTGCGTGACATTTTGCGCCATTAAACCTCCAGAGGACTTCCCCCTCTACTTCTACGGTCGTTTCCCAACTGCCCCAGATTTACAGATTTCCAAGGAAGACATCGATTTTGATGCCGTAAAAAATACCAAAATTTTCTGGACAACACTCACTGGCATGTGCCAGGAGCCGGCTGCTTCAGCCCAGATTGCTGCCCACGAGGTACGTCCCCGTGAAGAGCTAGCTGATGACCAGCACACTATCCTCGACCTCGACTTCCGCCCCATGTTTTGGGAAAACCCAGAAGATGCTACTGAGGCGGCGCAGGAGCTTCTGAAGCATGCAACCATTGCTATCGGTAACCGTGAAGAATGCGCTGTTGCTGTTGGTGATGGTACCCCTGATGAACAGGCTGGCCGACTTTTAGATGCCGGTGTCAAGATTGCTGTGGTCAAGATGGGATCCAAGGGCGTCATGGCTAAAACTGCTGATGGTGCCGTTATTTCCGCACCTACTCCTGTAGAAACAGCTAACGGTTTGGGGGCTGGTGACTCCTTTGGTGGCGCATTCACTCACGGTATTCTTGCAGGCTGGCCGCTTGAGAAAGTGCTAGATTTCGCTAACGCGGCCGGTGCTATCGTTGCCTCCCAAATCGCCTGTTCTGAAGCTATGCCTATTGAGTCAGAAGTAAAAAGTTTTTTGGCTGAGCGCGGCCGCGCTTTCTAA
- a CDS encoding sugar phosphate isomerase/epimerase, with product MKLGVYSAILHDRTLEEALKVVSSLGLKGYELNTGGFLPPVHVPIDEILNQPELAEDYLSIFRAAGVEIAGLNCNGNPLHPNREIGEKHAEDLRKSIRLAPLLGQTRVVTMSGLPGSEPDTRHPAWHVNTWSSGTLDSLEYQWEVAVDFWQEIEKLAAENGVKVAIELHPQNLVFNPPTAKRLVERVNAQHIGVELDASHLFWQQMDPIKAVQWLGDLTFHAAAKDIRINRENAEIVGVLDERFRRLSPEEDRVNIGGNEWVNEWPQDSAWDFVAVGVGHNANYWAEFMKALHEVDSKMWLNIEHEDTSMGRVEGLKYATKTLTQAAKIANIDIS from the coding sequence ATGAAACTCGGTGTTTACAGTGCAATTCTCCACGACCGTACTCTCGAAGAAGCCCTCAAAGTCGTTTCGTCGCTAGGACTCAAAGGGTATGAACTCAACACTGGCGGGTTTTTACCTCCTGTCCATGTCCCCATCGACGAGATCCTAAATCAACCAGAACTAGCGGAGGACTATCTGTCCATATTCAGAGCGGCCGGAGTTGAAATTGCTGGACTGAACTGCAATGGAAATCCCCTCCACCCCAACCGCGAAATCGGTGAAAAGCACGCCGAAGATCTACGTAAGTCGATTCGACTTGCCCCGCTACTGGGACAAACTAGAGTTGTAACCATGAGTGGTCTCCCCGGATCAGAACCTGACACCAGGCATCCTGCCTGGCACGTAAATACATGGAGCTCAGGAACCCTAGATTCCTTGGAATACCAGTGGGAAGTTGCCGTAGATTTCTGGCAAGAAATCGAGAAACTAGCTGCCGAAAACGGCGTCAAAGTAGCTATTGAACTTCATCCACAGAATCTAGTATTCAACCCACCAACAGCTAAGCGACTAGTAGAACGTGTAAACGCTCAGCATATTGGTGTTGAGCTTGACGCCTCTCATCTCTTTTGGCAGCAGATGGATCCCATCAAGGCCGTTCAATGGCTGGGTGATCTTACATTCCACGCCGCTGCTAAAGATATTCGCATCAACCGAGAAAACGCTGAAATCGTTGGTGTACTCGATGAGCGATTCCGCAGGTTGTCTCCCGAAGAAGACAGGGTCAACATTGGCGGCAATGAATGGGTTAATGAATGGCCTCAGGATTCCGCTTGGGACTTCGTGGCTGTAGGCGTAGGACACAATGCGAACTACTGGGCAGAGTTTATGAAAGCGTTGCACGAAGTAGATTCCAAGATGTGGCTAAACATTGAACACGAGGATACCTCAATGGGGAGGGTCGAAGGGTTAAAGTACGCGACCAAGACTCTCACTCAAGCAGCAAAAATAGCGAATATCGATATCTCCTAA
- a CDS encoding deoxyribose-phosphate aldolase: MSIKLSEERDPRRYEHLTKIRLEDPIAVAKAAKKRKSHSGIKYGKQNFIVAADHPARGANKVGSNSMAMADRRDLLDRLQIALENPAVDGILAQPDILDDLLLLGALDGKLVFGSMNRGGLSGLVNEMDDRFTGHTAESLVALGADGGKMLTRIHYGDPSTVATLESTARAIDSLAQRGLYAMVEPFISETVSGSIRNDLSSDAVIKSVGIAAALGESSAYTWMKLPVIAEMERVMASTTLPTVLLGGDPTGSPDEVFASWQAALALPGVQGLTVGRTLLYPADGDVADAVATAASLLNN; the protein is encoded by the coding sequence ATGTCAATAAAACTAAGTGAAGAGCGCGACCCTCGCCGCTATGAACACCTCACCAAGATTCGTCTCGAAGATCCGATCGCGGTTGCCAAAGCTGCAAAAAAACGTAAGAGTCACTCTGGAATCAAATACGGTAAGCAGAACTTCATTGTTGCAGCTGACCACCCCGCACGTGGTGCGAACAAAGTTGGTAGCAACTCGATGGCAATGGCGGACCGTCGCGATCTACTAGATCGACTTCAGATTGCTCTTGAAAATCCTGCCGTTGACGGTATTCTTGCTCAGCCAGATATCCTAGATGATTTGCTCCTGCTGGGGGCTCTTGACGGCAAGCTCGTTTTTGGTTCCATGAACCGCGGTGGCCTGTCAGGGCTAGTTAATGAAATGGATGACCGCTTCACGGGTCACACTGCTGAATCTTTGGTTGCGCTTGGCGCAGATGGTGGCAAAATGCTTACCCGCATTCATTACGGGGATCCCAGCACTGTTGCAACTCTTGAATCGACAGCTCGCGCGATTGACTCGCTGGCTCAGCGCGGTCTTTATGCCATGGTTGAACCGTTTATTTCCGAAACTGTTAGCGGGTCTATTCGCAATGACCTTTCCTCAGATGCAGTTATCAAGTCCGTAGGTATCGCTGCCGCGCTCGGTGAATCAAGTGCTTATACATGGATGAAGTTACCTGTTATCGCAGAGATGGAGCGCGTTATGGCTTCAACTACTCTGCCCACTGTACTTCTTGGTGGTGATCCAACTGGATCCCCAGATGAGGTCTTTGCAAGCTGGCAAGCAGCACTAGCATTACCCGGTGTGCAAGGTCTCACCGTTGGTCGCACCTTGCTTTATCCCGCAGACGGCGACGTCGCAGATGCCGTAGCAACTGCGGCCTCCCTGCTCAATAATTAG
- the iolD gene encoding 3D-(3,5/4)-trihydroxycyclohexane-1,2-dione acylhydrolase (decyclizing), producing MASQKLSVSQAIVKFLGNQYTVDQIGNETFRERTIPGMFGIFGHGNVAGMGQALRQYQELETDLMPYYQGRNEQAQVHQAVGYARHTRRRQTFAVTTSIGPGASNMVTGAALATTNRLPALLFPSDQFATRTPDPVLQQLERFDAGDVTVNDIFRPVSRYFDRVWRPEQLFSAMLNGMRVLTDPVETGAVTIALPQDVQAEVIDIPEEFLAPREWRIRRPEAEDSDIVAAAQFIRAAKKPVIIAGGGVHYAFAQDELKRFAEATGIPVAYTQAAVGVMDWDHELCLGAVGSTGSTASNALVREADLIIGIGTRYEDFTTASRTAFQNPQVKFVNINVASFDAYKNSSVVPVVADARKALIKLNEAVSGFTVSAEEAREIKAEKERWDKTVDDAFAECHRPLMSQNEIIGAVNEAMDERDVVVCAAGSLPGDLHKMWRVKDAYGYHVEYAYSCMGYEISGGLGVKRASLDVKDGRDVVVMVGDGSYLMMHTELVTAVAEGIKLITVLIQNHGYASIGALSESLGSQRFGTKYRKLDEATHSFDHGDKLPIDLATNAESLGARVIRVAPGESVREDLMNAVKEAKAAPEGSGPIVIHVESDPMLDAPSSESWWDVPVTAESELDSTAEAYKTYAGWKAAQRPLLG from the coding sequence ATGGCTTCTCAGAAACTTTCCGTTAGCCAGGCAATTGTTAAATTCCTGGGTAACCAGTACACCGTTGACCAAATCGGCAACGAAACCTTCCGTGAGCGCACCATCCCCGGCATGTTTGGTATCTTTGGTCACGGTAACGTTGCCGGTATGGGTCAGGCACTACGTCAGTACCAGGAACTTGAGACTGACTTAATGCCATACTATCAGGGTCGCAACGAGCAGGCTCAGGTTCATCAGGCAGTTGGCTATGCTCGCCACACCCGTCGTCGTCAGACCTTCGCAGTGACCACTTCAATTGGTCCTGGTGCTTCTAATATGGTGACCGGTGCAGCTTTGGCTACCACTAACCGCCTTCCTGCCCTTCTCTTCCCCTCCGATCAGTTTGCGACTCGTACTCCTGATCCGGTGCTTCAGCAGCTAGAGCGATTCGATGCTGGTGATGTCACCGTCAATGATATCTTCCGTCCAGTTTCACGCTACTTTGACCGTGTATGGCGCCCGGAGCAGCTCTTCTCCGCAATGCTCAACGGTATGCGTGTACTAACCGATCCGGTCGAAACTGGCGCTGTCACTATTGCTTTGCCACAGGACGTTCAGGCCGAGGTAATTGACATTCCTGAAGAATTCCTTGCTCCCCGTGAGTGGCGTATCCGCCGTCCTGAGGCAGAAGATTCTGATATTGTCGCAGCAGCGCAGTTTATTCGCGCGGCTAAGAAGCCTGTCATCATCGCAGGGGGCGGTGTCCATTATGCTTTCGCTCAGGATGAGCTGAAAAGGTTCGCGGAAGCAACCGGAATCCCCGTAGCTTACACCCAGGCAGCTGTTGGCGTGATGGATTGGGATCACGAACTCTGTCTTGGTGCCGTAGGCTCTACTGGCTCTACTGCTTCTAACGCGCTGGTCCGCGAGGCTGATCTCATCATTGGCATCGGAACCCGCTATGAAGACTTCACCACTGCCTCCCGCACTGCCTTCCAAAACCCGCAGGTCAAGTTCGTCAACATTAACGTTGCCTCTTTTGATGCCTACAAGAATTCCTCGGTCGTTCCTGTTGTGGCAGATGCCCGCAAAGCCCTTATCAAACTCAACGAGGCGGTTTCCGGCTTCACCGTTTCAGCTGAAGAAGCTAGAGAAATCAAGGCAGAAAAAGAACGCTGGGATAAGACCGTCGATGATGCTTTTGCAGAGTGCCACCGTCCGCTTATGAGCCAAAACGAGATTATTGGTGCTGTCAATGAAGCAATGGACGAGCGTGACGTTGTCGTCTGTGCAGCGGGTTCCCTCCCCGGTGACCTCCACAAGATGTGGCGCGTCAAAGATGCCTACGGCTACCACGTAGAATACGCCTACTCCTGCATGGGTTATGAGATTTCCGGTGGCCTGGGCGTCAAGCGTGCCTCCCTAGATGTTAAGGACGGTCGCGACGTCGTCGTCATGGTGGGTGATGGATCCTACCTGATGATGCACACTGAGCTGGTTACCGCGGTTGCTGAAGGCATTAAACTCATTACTGTTCTGATTCAGAACCACGGCTATGCCTCCATCGGCGCTCTCTCAGAATCCCTGGGGTCCCAGCGATTTGGTACCAAGTACCGCAAGCTGGACGAAGCAACCCATAGTTTCGACCACGGTGATAAGCTGCCGATTGATCTGGCAACTAATGCTGAATCCTTAGGTGCACGCGTAATCCGTGTCGCCCCCGGCGAGAGTGTTCGTGAAGATCTGATGAATGCGGTCAAAGAAGCGAAGGCAGCCCCTGAGGGCTCTGGTCCTATCGTCATTCACGTTGAGTCTGATCCGATGCTTGATGCGCCATCCTCTGAATCATGGTGGGACGT
- a CDS encoding PTS system mannose/fructose/sorbose family transporter subunit IID has translation MGRQNAAGEDIDDAAIANVKVGLMSPMAGVGDPIFWGTVRPVLAALVASLALSGSILGPLLFFFGLGILCFATRWYGFEIGYEKGVEVVS, from the coding sequence ATGGGGCGTCAAAATGCTGCCGGCGAAGACATCGATGACGCGGCTATCGCTAACGTCAAAGTTGGTTTGATGAGCCCCATGGCTGGCGTTGGCGACCCCATTTTCTGGGGAACTGTCCGCCCGGTTCTCGCTGCCCTCGTCGCGTCCTTGGCACTCAGCGGTAGCATTCTGGGACCGCTACTCTTCTTCTTTGGCTTGGGTATCTTGTGCTTTGCCACCCGCTGGTACGGCTTCGAGATTGGCTACGAAAAAGGTGTTGAAGTTGTGTCATAG